The Coffea eugenioides isolate CCC68of chromosome 8, Ceug_1.0, whole genome shotgun sequence genome has a segment encoding these proteins:
- the LOC113781466 gene encoding uncharacterized protein LOC113781466 isoform X2: MMSKRKTFAPPIFIFYWLLMISMILPQPALCSGGGRMIGVQHRDSPSAGRATGVSSPPANSAPRGRPSITYPVLTSRPICRSFASRCVQHRQP; this comes from the exons ATGATGAGCAAGAGGAAGACTTTTGCTCCTCCTATTTTCATCTTCTATTGGCTTTTGATGATTTCCATGATTTTACCCCAACCCGCTCTCTGCAGTG GTGGGGGTAGAATGATTGGAGTGCAGCACAGGGATTCGCCCTCTGCTGGCAGGGCAACTGGCGTAAGTTCTCCTCCTGCTAACTCTGCTCCTAGAGGCAGACCAAGCATAACTTACCCGGTATTAACGAGTCGGCCAATCTGCCGTAGT TTTGCCAGTCGTTGCGTTCAGCACAGGCAACCCTGA
- the LOC113779235 gene encoding probable isoprenylcysteine alpha-carbonyl methylesterase ICMEL1 isoform X2: protein MQPQLLPISNPNPSSSSSSSSEIIPITSSASAGTMLFGSEDDMAAATRILISPTFEDEMKIETRPLISRTLSYTDTLSSTSGGSGSHQQQQRRRRTASETSLFSLSGGGRRHSFRQNMGRAASDTYLLTRLGCYRWVTRFLSLGCYAFLLIPGFIQVGYYYFCSSQVQRGIVYGDQPRNRLDLYLPKNGDGPKPVVAFITGGAWIIGYKAWGSLLGQQLSERDIIVACIDYRNFPQGTMGDMIQDASRGISFICNNIAEYGGDPDRIYLMGQSAGAHIAACALVEQAIKEAGEGESTSWSVSQINAYFGLSGGYNLLNLVDHFHSRGLYRRIFESIMEGEEGLRRYSPEIKVQDPDIRNVVALLPPIILFHGTGDYSIPSDSSKSFAETLRKVGVKAESVLYEGKTHTDLFLQDPMRGGRDDMFEDLVAIIHDGDSEALAKDANAPPKKRLVPECMLKLAHSVSPF, encoded by the exons ATGCAACCTCAATTACTTCCTATATCTAATCCAAACCCGTCTtcatcatcctcatcatcatctGAGATAATCCCAATAACGTCTTCCGCCTCAGCTGGGACAATGTTGTTTGGATCAGAGGATGATATGGCCGCCGCAACCAGAATTTTGATTTCTCCAACTTTTGAGGATGAGATGAAAATTGAGACAAGGCCCTTAATTTCTAGGACGTTGAGTTACACTGATACTTTATCATCTACTTCTGGGGGTTCAGGATCTCATCAGCAGCAGCAAAGGAGGAGGAGGACTGCTAGTGAAACCAGCCTTTTTTCCCTCTCCGGTGGCGGCCGCCGTCACTCTTTTCGACAAAATATGGGCAGGGCTGCCTCGGATACTTATCTTCTTACTCGCCTTGGCT GCTACAGGTGGGTGACCAGATTTCTTTCACTTGGCTGTTATGCATTCCTACTCATTCCTGGTTTCATTCAAG TTGGGTATTATTACTTCTGTTCCAGTCAAGTGCAGAGAGGTATTGTTTACGGTGACCAACCAAGAAATAG GTTAGATTTGTACTTGCCGAAAAATGGTGATGGACCAAAGCCAGTTGTTGCCTTCATAACCGGTGGAGCCTGGATAATTGG GTATAAAGCTTGGGGTTCTCTTCTGGGACAACAGTTATCAGAAAGAGACATTATAGTGGCATGCATAGACTACAG AAACTTCCCTCAGGGAACAATGGGTGATATGATTCAGGATGCTTCCCGAGGTATTTCATTCATATGCAACAACATTGCTGAATATGGAGGTGATCCTGATAG AATCTACTTGATGGGACAGTCAGCAGGTGCTCATATTGCTGCTTGTGCACTTGTAGAGCAGGCAATCAAGGAGGCTGGTGAAGGAGAAAGCACTTCTTGGAGTGTCTCTCAAATTAATGCCTATTTCGGTCTTTCTGGAGG ATACAATCTCCTTAACCTGGTTGATCACTTTCATAGTAGAGGTTTATACCGTAGAATTTTTGAAAG TATAATGGAAGGGGAAGAAGGTCTACGGCGATATTCTCCTGAAATCAAGGTACAGGACCCAGATATTAGAAACGTGGTTGCTCTCCTACCACCAATAATTCTATTCCATGGAACTGGAGATTATTCTATTCCCTCAGATTCAAG TAAGAGTTTTGCAGAGACTCTTAGGAAAGTTGGAGTTAAAGCTGAATCTGTTTTATATGAAGGAAAGACTCACACGGACTTGTTTCTTCAG GACCCAATGAGAGGTGGTAGAGACGATATGTTTGAAGATTTGGTTGCCATAATTCATGATGGAGACTCTGAAGCGCTTGCCAAAGATGCAAATGCTCCCCCAAAAAAACGCCTAGTACCTGAATGCATGTTGAAGTTAGCCCACAGTGTCAGTCCATTTTAG
- the LOC113781466 gene encoding uncharacterized protein LOC113781466 isoform X1: protein MMSKRKTFAPPIFIFYWLLMISMILPQPALCSGGGRMIGVQHRDSPSAGRATGVSSPPANSAPRGRPSITYPVLTSRPICRSIRYSNCIIRGSNRSRPCSFASRCVQHRQP, encoded by the exons ATGATGAGCAAGAGGAAGACTTTTGCTCCTCCTATTTTCATCTTCTATTGGCTTTTGATGATTTCCATGATTTTACCCCAACCCGCTCTCTGCAGTG GTGGGGGTAGAATGATTGGAGTGCAGCACAGGGATTCGCCCTCTGCTGGCAGGGCAACTGGCGTAAGTTCTCCTCCTGCTAACTCTGCTCCTAGAGGCAGACCAAGCATAACTTACCCGGTATTAACGAGTCGGCCAATCTGCCGTAGTATTCGCTACTCGAATTGCATCATCCGAGGCTCTAATCGAAGTCGACCCTGTAGTTTTGCCAGTCGTTGCGTTCAGCACAGGCAACCCTGA
- the LOC113779235 gene encoding probable isoprenylcysteine alpha-carbonyl methylesterase ICMEL1 isoform X1 — protein MQPQLLPISNPNPSSSSSSSSEIIPITSSASAGTMLFGSEDDMAAATRILISPTFEDEMKIETRPLISRTLSYTDTLSSTSGGSGSHQQQQRRRRTASETSLFSLSGGGRRHSFRQNMGRAASDTYLLTRLGCKLLRYLGVGYRWVTRFLSLGCYAFLLIPGFIQVGYYYFCSSQVQRGIVYGDQPRNRLDLYLPKNGDGPKPVVAFITGGAWIIGYKAWGSLLGQQLSERDIIVACIDYRNFPQGTMGDMIQDASRGISFICNNIAEYGGDPDRIYLMGQSAGAHIAACALVEQAIKEAGEGESTSWSVSQINAYFGLSGGYNLLNLVDHFHSRGLYRRIFESIMEGEEGLRRYSPEIKVQDPDIRNVVALLPPIILFHGTGDYSIPSDSSKSFAETLRKVGVKAESVLYEGKTHTDLFLQDPMRGGRDDMFEDLVAIIHDGDSEALAKDANAPPKKRLVPECMLKLAHSVSPF, from the exons ATGCAACCTCAATTACTTCCTATATCTAATCCAAACCCGTCTtcatcatcctcatcatcatctGAGATAATCCCAATAACGTCTTCCGCCTCAGCTGGGACAATGTTGTTTGGATCAGAGGATGATATGGCCGCCGCAACCAGAATTTTGATTTCTCCAACTTTTGAGGATGAGATGAAAATTGAGACAAGGCCCTTAATTTCTAGGACGTTGAGTTACACTGATACTTTATCATCTACTTCTGGGGGTTCAGGATCTCATCAGCAGCAGCAAAGGAGGAGGAGGACTGCTAGTGAAACCAGCCTTTTTTCCCTCTCCGGTGGCGGCCGCCGTCACTCTTTTCGACAAAATATGGGCAGGGCTGCCTCGGATACTTATCTTCTTACTCGCCTTGGCTGTAAGCTGTTGAGATATCTTGG GGTAGGCTACAGGTGGGTGACCAGATTTCTTTCACTTGGCTGTTATGCATTCCTACTCATTCCTGGTTTCATTCAAG TTGGGTATTATTACTTCTGTTCCAGTCAAGTGCAGAGAGGTATTGTTTACGGTGACCAACCAAGAAATAG GTTAGATTTGTACTTGCCGAAAAATGGTGATGGACCAAAGCCAGTTGTTGCCTTCATAACCGGTGGAGCCTGGATAATTGG GTATAAAGCTTGGGGTTCTCTTCTGGGACAACAGTTATCAGAAAGAGACATTATAGTGGCATGCATAGACTACAG AAACTTCCCTCAGGGAACAATGGGTGATATGATTCAGGATGCTTCCCGAGGTATTTCATTCATATGCAACAACATTGCTGAATATGGAGGTGATCCTGATAG AATCTACTTGATGGGACAGTCAGCAGGTGCTCATATTGCTGCTTGTGCACTTGTAGAGCAGGCAATCAAGGAGGCTGGTGAAGGAGAAAGCACTTCTTGGAGTGTCTCTCAAATTAATGCCTATTTCGGTCTTTCTGGAGG ATACAATCTCCTTAACCTGGTTGATCACTTTCATAGTAGAGGTTTATACCGTAGAATTTTTGAAAG TATAATGGAAGGGGAAGAAGGTCTACGGCGATATTCTCCTGAAATCAAGGTACAGGACCCAGATATTAGAAACGTGGTTGCTCTCCTACCACCAATAATTCTATTCCATGGAACTGGAGATTATTCTATTCCCTCAGATTCAAG TAAGAGTTTTGCAGAGACTCTTAGGAAAGTTGGAGTTAAAGCTGAATCTGTTTTATATGAAGGAAAGACTCACACGGACTTGTTTCTTCAG GACCCAATGAGAGGTGGTAGAGACGATATGTTTGAAGATTTGGTTGCCATAATTCATGATGGAGACTCTGAAGCGCTTGCCAAAGATGCAAATGCTCCCCCAAAAAAACGCCTAGTACCTGAATGCATGTTGAAGTTAGCCCACAGTGTCAGTCCATTTTAG